The nucleotide sequence tgtggtgtgtgtgttcaccttCTCGAGCACAGTCAAGATGGCGGTTCAGAGGAACTTCTGGGTGTACTTGAGTTCATACATCGTGTTTTTAGTGGTGGCCACGTGTATTGGCTTTTTTTCCACATGTAGCCGCACTCATCCCTGGAATCTGATAGGACTGGTGAGTTTATATCCATACATCATCATACATCGCATTAGATAGGTTTGAAGATGTTACGGTCAACATCAAATTCTGGTTCTCTATTTTGACGAGGATTACTTAAAATAACCAGTTTCATATTTTACCTCTTTAACCTTTAAAGATTAAAAGGAgttgttcactttcaaaataagtgttcatgatcatttaatcaccccATGTCTTCAaagatgtttgtatttgtttctttagtcgaaaagaaatgaaggtttttgatgaaaacattccaggatttttctccatataatgGACTCTAAATGGCTGAAGGTCAAAATGagagtttcagtgcagcttcaaaggactttaGATGATACCATACAATGAATAAAGATCTTATCTTGCGAAACAAtcgctcatttaaaaaaaataagtatttttattatgtgaAGTCATGATCGCGCATCACAGAACAGAGCAATGAGAGCATTCGTTTTTATAAAgcgtatacatttttattttagaaaatgaccaatcgtttcgctagataagaACTTTATTCATTGTCTGGTATCATTTAAAGTCCTttaaagctgcactgaaactctcattttgaccttcagccgtttggagtccattgaagtccactatatggagaaaaatcctggaatgtttcaTCAAAGACCgtcatttcttttcgactaaagaaacaaatacataaacgtcttcgatgacatgggggtgagtaaatgatcctgaacatttattttgaaagtgaactactcctttaagcgCACTATTAACTGAACCTGATTCCTCTTGTTGGTCcctttttaagttttgttttgatcTACATTGCTTGACCCATAGACAACATCTCCCACTTCCTCCATGTCAATCATTAGATTTAGCAAGATtgtaatttccttttttatgaCAGACGGGTATAGCACACTTCCTCTTCACTATGTGCAGTGGCCTGAATGTGTGCTGTACACGTTTGTGTAAGTGATGACAGGATCAACCTGTAACATCAGGCAGAgcgaaaatgtatgtttataaaatacatatttgtatttatttatgtaggcTGTACATTGTGTACTCTGTAAAACTGCTTTGGATATTAATTGTGAAAatcgctatataaataaaattgaattgaattgtagtTAAACAAGAAATATTCTGTCACCACCAAGATTGGTTCAAACTTGTGTAAATGTCTCCTTTTTTTGCCAAAATGCTAAGTAAGATATTTGTAGGAATTTCAGGAACCCaacagatctcatccacccaccgcatagtatttattttacctactatggcagtaaatgtgaGACTAGTTCTGTTTGCTTACCGGCATTCTTAcaaatttcttcctgtgtgttcagcagaaagacatttatacagatataaAACAACCcaagggtgaggaaatgatgacataattttgatttttgggtgacctatccctctaaatatttttctataatggttattattttataatttacccAGTAAATTGGTACCTGGCCAATAATTGGTCATTTTATTGTGCATGattttaacacaaaaagaaacaagGGTCATGAAAAAACCTTTGGAGAAAATATGGTTAagcagcatcacacacactttgttggatgacaaaagaaaaagaagaaaaaagctTTACAGTGAGAGATGTATGGAGGGAATTCTCTCTGTGTCGTCTCTGCTTTTCCAAACTAAACCTGTCACctaaaatgcaacattttcttGTGTGTGTACAGTCAATGGTTACACTGAGTCTGTCTTACATGGTGGGGACTGTGGCTTCATATCACGACACAGCTGCGGTGATCATTGCTTTAGGATCAACTCTGGTCATCTCGTTCACCATCATCATTTTCTCTGCCCAGGTATATCCAGTTTGTCTATGAGTCTAAACAAAAATCTCACATCATGTGATCATGTATATCAAAGCAGAGCAGCAGAGGGCGTTataacaaacctgtttcttcttagcaacggccttcttctttaaaggccattttctcaatattttgattttttgcaccctcagattccaggttttcaaatagttgtatctcgacTAAATAGTGTGTTATCCTAACAAACCTTACGTCAATGGATAgcgtatttattcagctttcagaccGGTTCTGTGGTTTGGggtcacattttacatttaaaatagacTCTTACTTAATTGTAGTTCCGGGGTATATTAGAATCAGAATGAGCCTTTAACTACAGTTGTTGACCACCAATGTGTTTCATACTAAAACTTACTATGATTTTTCATCTCTGAGGTCAGTTTGTGACTTGTTATGATAATTCTGTGTTGTGATCTGCTTTCAGACGCGTCTGGACTTCACCGTGTGTAACGGCATTTTGCTCGTGCTGTCTGTCGACTTACTCCTGTTTGGATTCTTCAGCATCTTTTTTTACTCCAAGGTCGTGCAGATTGTTTACGGATGCCTAGGAGCTCTTCTGTATGCCATGGTAAGGAATGACAACAAATATTCTTCAGCAACAGCCTCCAATAATACTGACAGCATGCAAGTGCCTCATTTTGGCCCCTTGTGCATGACTAACTATAGTCCAATggatattatattgtatatgtgtttgtcattggataaaagcatttgctaaaTGACCGAATGTGTTTGTATCTCTGCTTTAGTTTCTGGCGGTGGACTGTCAGCTGGTGATGGGCAGGCAAAAATACAATCTGAACCCTGAAGAATACGTGTTCGCTGCTTTAATCATCTACCTGGATATCATTATGATATTCCTATACATACTTATGATTATAGGTGGAGGCTCAAAGAACTAAACTTTGTTTATACAGGACCCTGTTCACATACATGCACAGATGTATTTGACACATGAACAATTAAACACACACTCTGAATAGCACTCGTAATCTGCACACAATACATctcatttatgaaacaaataaaacgtCTGGTGTTCACTGAATGTGCTGCGGCCAGCATCTGCAGTACTTCATATGATACACATCTGCTTTGCTCCCTATGCTGGCTACTGTTGGACAAGCAAAGACTTCGACTGACCACCAGGGGTCAGTGTGTGTCACAGACACTTTGCTGTCCTCCACTCCTAAATGTCAAGCAGCAGAATCCAGGTTTAAGACTTTAAGGTTTTATctctttaacatttaattttgttgtCTGGCTGTTTCCTTTccatgtttttgtattattaatagttatttgatttgattctaGCAGATATTGACGATCTAAATGACATGCTGTCTCTTTGTCGCAATGATGTTTTccttctgttttaaaatgtgacaaAGACAAATGAATGATGTTGATCATGAAAACCTCAAACTCTTGTACTACCCTGCAATGTGACCTTTCTTTTTTGCGCTtgtattaaatcaataaattctgtttatttactTGACATATGTATATATTAGTTTGTGATaactataaaaacacacaaaaattgGTTGTACAGAACTGCAAAAAttgttataattaaatattaagaagaatgaataaataatgcattaaaactGGTGCCAGAAGTTAAGAAACATTTGTGGatctgaaaatatatataactaatgcagatcttattttgtttactaatactagaaaaagtatgCATTAAAATACTGCCATCTATTTAAGGTTGACTCAgtgttaaatataatatacaacaaGCAGACATAAATCACTTAGAAAAGAGCACTAAAGATAATTACAAATTTAATATTTCCTACTACGGTAGCAATTAATGTGCCAGAAATCTAATTTGgtgatatttttccaaatatctttctttgcgttctacagaataaagacatgtatacggatttggaacaaagaatgacagaattttcattttttggtgtaGTATGCCTTTAAGTCATGCCCTAAAACAAATCccacaaaatactattttgtaaattgtaagaatgtaaatgtgttttttatatttcagtgtCCATGTAATAAGTTATGTTTGTGAAACATCATGTGTTTTTCATGACAAAGGGGTGCCTAAGTTGGAATCCAGACAGAAAGTGTTATTGGCAGtaactgaaattattttaagagatttttATGCATAATGCATATACAAAGAATGTGTTTCCTTTAATCTGACTGAGTAGGCAAGCTGGCAACCTATAACTCCACCCCTGTGTAAAGGTTTAAATGTCACAGAGCAGAGAGTGTTCAGGCACAAGACCACACAGAGAAGAAAAGGTAAGAATttcaaacaattttattttttaaaacaattcaaaatatttacctGTCAATGTCAAATTTACATGGATATTTATCTAATGGGCAAGATTATTGATTTTTGCCTGATCTGTTAAAGAATCCTGATCTGATTATAATGAGTATAAATCTTTGGATGAGTTTTCATATATATGagaacaaaagacaaacattcttTGGCTCAAATATCATTGTGGACTAGttagtgtattttattttatgaaatctggttgaaaaaaattaaaaagactAGATATGAGGAATGTGGCACAGATTTTCCATACTTTGTGTAAATTAAAGGTGAAACTGAATTTTGAAAACCATTTGTTCACTCAGCTTGACTCACTTGAGTTATCTGAACAGAGTCATCAAGAGAATGTTAAATGAACACTGCTCAGTGTGTATTTGAGAGGACACTACAGAGTGTATAATGTGACACACATTAAATCTGTCAAGATCTCACCAGAGGagaattaaacaaacaacattaccATCTCTACTTATTACAGACACatctttcactttattttgtcCTACGTCTCTTCCTGACCATTAAAAATTGCCACTAAATATGAATGAATTGTTAAAAAGGTTTAATTTCAAGTCATCATTATGATACTCATTTTTGTCAGATCACTCAgaagtgtttaatgttttttttttaatatatgttgCACAGAATCTAGCAAAAACTCAGgaacaaatgtattaaaacacaaagaGTGCAGAGTGTGAGACTCTCACATATAGTGCAGTGGGAAGGCGCCCCATTCACATCATTTACCAACTTTGTCTTTTTTCTCCAAAAAATATTGAACAATGCATAGCCCTCAGTGATTTCATATTCAAACCCATTTAGTAAAAAGGTAATGGTATATGGAAGTAATGGTTAAAATGATAtgtgtgtaatatgtgtttggCTTGTGTctaataactatttatattttcatttatattatttaaaaacaagtagaattttattgtatattcatttttttaataatcaatttgttgaattggtCTTGTAGTTTTGATATCTACCGGAAGTTACGTTTGGTCATGCCCGGTAACATAGGCTAATGTATGTTGCCAGTGAAACCATCTATAGCTAATTCTTAATACCATCTATATTACGTgatagttcaccacaaaataacatttttgtcttCATTCAATCACCCTGTAACATCCCCACAAAggaagatatgttgaagaatgttgttaactggccccaaTTCAATCGCCAGTACTGTTTGGtaaacaactttcttcaaaatatctcctctAGTGATCTGCAGAggaacgaaagtcatacaggtttgaaatgacatgagggagaataaatgatgacagaatttactttTTAGGTGAACTCCCTTTAATGCAGCTCTCTGTATCTAGCATCTCAATAGCCCCATATGCAgattcattaaattaaattaaaatttgttacATCGGCCACAataggaaatggaaaaacaacatcaataatctTGCTAAGGTCTTGTGTCTGTTGCCAGTTGGTTTTATAAGTCTTTTAGCGGACATTGGTATTAccacattttatatattatccACAATGTTTTGCTCTTTCTCTTTAGAGGCGGGTTATTTTCTCACATTTACCCCATGTTGTATTCAACACTTCAGACTGAGGTTTAGCATTATATACTGAGACTCATCTTTGTATAGAGCTGAGACAGCATGTCTTTACCTCGACAGCTCAACAGAGTTATCCGTCTGAGGTTGTGACAGGAAGTCTTCGGGCTGCAGACATGTCTCagaatataagaaaaaaagtttCTATTCCAAGCTAATGGTTCAACCGTATACAAATATATTGCTATGGGAATTGAATTAAGAAGAGCAGAAAAGAGCAGAATTGAACAGAAATAAGTGAAGTCTTGACTGAtctgttaaaaataacaaaatatgttgttttcatCACAATTGCTTTGTCTTGttcttgtttatattttcttcagtaattttgtttgttaacagcaggtgttcatcattaattatCAATCATCTCTTCATTCTCTCATTAACTGCTTCAATGTCACTTTAGAGACTCATTTCCTCTGAGCAGCTATAGTGTTCATCTAACACTCTTGGTTTTGTTGTGTTCATCTAAAGCGCATCCTTCACAGTATAGAATCTATAGTGGAGCTGAAACTCAAAAACAGGAAAAGGTATATGTGACCACAAAGAAAGTTTGAGAAACACTTTGATCTATAAATCTGCCACAGTGAAAAATTGCTGAACTCGGTCAAAGACACTCAGATCACAAGAGACCACACTTCACTAAATACCAGTTTACCTTTATGTCTCTTATAAGCTCTCATTGATTAAAGAGGTTTTGCTTTagttcatgttttattaaaaataatacttttctTTGTGGCAGAATCCTgttcttttcatattctgaGATCTTAATGActattattgtttaatattgttGTTTAGGATGGGGAACACAGAAAGCTACGATGCTGAAAAAGATAACACGGAAAGCCACAATGCTGAACCTGATAACCCTGTGTCCATACCTACGCCTATGCCAGTGCCTATGCCTATGCCTATGCCTATGCCTATGCCTATGCCTATGCCTATGCCTATGCCTATGCCTATGCCTATGCCTATGCCTATGCCTATGCCTATGCCTATGCCTATGCCCATGCCCATGCCCATGCCCATGTCCCCTCCATATCCTTTAAACCCTGTCATGTGTCCCCAACCGATGCCTGCAGAAGCCGGTCTTATTGTACCCCTTCTGCCACCAGAGGAGACTGTCTTTGGAGAACTGGAAGATTCAAATTTAAATGCTGTTGAGACAGGTGTTCcccttaaaaacaaaaatga is from Triplophysa dalaica isolate WHDGS20190420 chromosome 3, ASM1584641v1, whole genome shotgun sequence and encodes:
- the LOC130418019 gene encoding protein lifeguard 1-like — translated: MTDMESHNPASDIYPSYGVAGPAGPAYPPPPPYMPPPYPTGPVTYPQPIPAQVGFIVPDLPPEEAGFKKEEDPNSVVTDALNPDQEGEIFVSGFEDDTIRKAFIRKVFSVVTIQLLVTFTVVCVFTFSSTVKMAVQRNFWVYLSSYIVFLVVATCIGFFSTCSRTHPWNLIGLSMVTLSLSYMVGTVASYHDTAAVIIALGSTLVISFTIIIFSAQTRLDFTVCNGILLVLSVDLLLFGFFSIFFYSKVVQIVYGCLGALLYAMFLAVDCQLVMGRQKYNLNPEEYVFAALIIYLDIIMIFLYILMIIGGGSKN